The stretch of DNA aaaacaaaaacaaagaaaaaggatgCTTTAtaaggaagttaagtttaaaagtagaaggcaaagaactgaacatactgacatattaattttttgaaaaggaatttaaaacTCATATCTAACAATCTCTTACGgcacctaatttataaattaaactttatcatatgtatgtatgttcatatgtatgtatgtataggataAGCATAGCATATATAGttatccctcagtatccatgggagATTGCTTCCAGGACCCCCAGGGATACAAAAATCCTTGCATCCTCAAGTCCCTggtataaaatggtgtagtatttgcatataacctatgcacattctcCCATGCgctttaaatcatctttagattacttataatacctcatacaatgtaaatgctatgtaaatagttgttataccatATTGCTtaaggaataatgacaagaaaaaagtctgtacatgttcagtacagatgcaattatttttcaaaaattttttttctttgagatagtcttgctctgtcacccagactggagtgcagtggcgtgatctctgctcactacagcctccggcccaagggctcaagtgattctcccacctcagcctcccgatggCACCACAAGTGCACACTACCAcgcttagcttttttttttttttttttttttgagacagagtcttgctctgtcgcccaggctggagtgtagtggtgcgatatctgctcactgcaagctccgcctcccggattcacaccattctcctgcctcagcctcccaagtagctgggactacaggcgcccgtcaccacgcccggctaattatttgtatttttagtatacgtagggtttcactgtgttagccaggatggtctcgatcgcctgacctcgtgatccgcccgcctcggcctcccaaagtgctgggattacaggcgtgagccactgcgcccggcctttttttgtatttttaatagagacaaggtctcaccatgtttgccaggctggtctcaaactcctaaactcaagggatccgcccttctcggccccacaaagtgctgggattacaggagtgagtcgcCTTGAGCCCAGTGTCAATCttcagttggttgaatccatggatgcagaacccgTAACTAAGGGGAGCTGGCTGTACAGAGGTTCATTCAAGGTTTCAGACATCTACTAGAGAATCTCAAAATGTATTCCCTGAGGATCAAAGGGGACCGCTGGGCCTTTTGGTTTGCTTTCCAGAAGCTGAAAATGACTCAAATGACTCAGAGATATGTCTTTTTGCAAACCAAAAtgtttccaattctttttttctccaacaaAATTTAATCCAATTGCTAATACTAACTTGTCATTTAACGATTGATCACCAtccgatcttttttttttattttttatttattttattttatttttttttgagatggaggctcgctctgtcgcccaggctggagtgcagtggcctgatctcagctcattgcaagctccgcctcctgggttcacgccattctcctacctcagcctccggaggagctggaactacaggcgcccaccaccacgcctggccaatttgttgtatttttagtagagacggggtttcaccgtgttagccaggatggtctcgatttcctgacctcgtgatccgccagcctcggcctcccacagtgctgggattacaggcatgagccactgtgcccggccctaatctttaataaataatttatctttgaTAAATTCGTGAGTTCAAGGAAGTGAGATAACAACATTCCTTTTATtccaatatttgtatttatgtgaACATGGTTCCTCAAACTTACAGTTATACAAACTTTACAATTGGAATAAATTAATATCGACTCCTATCTTATTCTAGCAATGAGTAGTAGACATCCACGGGTATGAGTTAATTGCGGGAGATACTCATCTCATTAAGTGCTATATGTCCAAtaagattttacttttattatttttgcttttttattattagcGTAAATAATAAGAgtgtatttagttatttattaaaattggtaatattatttattaaaattggtAATATTTATATCAGTGTGTatcaattatataataatataatagtttgactgggcacggtggttcacacctgtaatcccagcactttgggagaccaaggtgggcagatcacctgaggtcaggagttcaagaccagcctgaccaatacggagaaaccctgtctctaccaaaaatacaaaattagccaggcgtggtggtacatgcctgtaatcccagctactcgggaggctgaggcaggagaaactcttgaacccaggaggtggaggttgcggtgagctgagattgcaccattgtactccagcctgggcaacaagagtgaaactccgtctcaaaaaaaaaaaaaaaaaaaaaaattgcaataattCAATCCAGAAAAAATTTAACTTAGACAATTGAAAACtgttcatttccattttttaatattgTAACGAATTTGTTTAGTCAACATTTTACCGACTAATATACTATAACAGAAAAGCCCTGGAGGTTTATTAGActatttctgaaggaaaaaaaaattaagacatctCAGATACAGCAGCAAGGACAACTAACATTTGTGTAGCACTTTACAATTCACAAAGTGCTTTCAGCATACATTAGCTCATTGGATCCtcacaactctgtgaggtaggtatttTTACCAATTTACAAGTGAGGTAACTGAGGCTGGCTCAAAGGTTCCAGGAACTTTAAAGAGATCCACAGCAAATGATTGGTAAAGATGGACCAGAAAACCAGATCTTTTGACTCCAAGTCCCATTTCATGCCAAGtaagtgtttatttttactttattattattattttttgagatggagttttgatcttgtcgcccaggctagagtgcaacggctcaatctcagttcaccgcaacctccgcctcctgggttcaagcgattctcctgcctcagccttccaagtagctggattaaaggcatgcaccaccacccctggctaagtttgtatttttagtagagatggagtttctccttgttggtcaggctagtctcgaactccccacctccagtgatccgtccaccttggcctcccaaagtgcggggattacaggcgtgagctgccgcacccagcCATAAGTGTTTATGTTTTCAATGCAGAATTATACCATacagtgttaaaaataaaaggtcttACAACTGATCCAACTTCTCAAAAATGGAAGCTTTGATAaggaaaaatttaatttctttgatttctatGAAAATTCATGGCTTGTTcggttttaaaattaatttggccAATACTGCCATGACTTTAGTCTCTCTCTTTAGGAAGTAGTGATAAATTATACAGCTTTCTCTTCGTTTTAGGGTCACAGAAAATCCTCTACTGGACAGCACACATGCAGGATCTGTAAGTCTGAACACTAATTCAAAGTCCACCCCTGCTTGACCAAACAGcaatgaacttaaaataaaaaaaaaaaaaaaggtctgctCTCCTTTATAGGAGATAACAGCAGAACATAGGTTGAAGCAGTCACACTGTGCCAGAAATCAGTTTCTTCACAACTCAGAGAAGAGAGGGAATGCATCATACTAAACATCTACTGAGCCTCCCCAAACTAACAGCCATGTTGTATTTTACATGAATGGACTCATTACCACTACTGTGACCACAGAGCAGTTACAAGGCATCCTTTTGTAGCACTAGTACAAAACAAATAGAGAATATGGTCCCCACCCTAGGGCAGCTTGCTGAAGTCCCTTCCCAGATCTGCCACCTCTCAATCACTGCTCATCACAAAACAATGACGTGGAGCTTCACACAAGtacagaaaacaaaggaaaacaggcTACCAAATAACTACAACCATAGAACCAGCTAAAATAGAATAACTACAAAGTGAATAGGAAGAATATAAACAGTGTCCTGATGAGTGCCACAGGGCAGCATGGCTAGAGCACTAAGAAACAACTAAAGCTAACAAACCAGCTGGCATGGAACCGAGAGGGAGGGTTGTTCTTTCTcagttaagctttttttttttttttcctctttgatagagtctcgccctgtcccccaggctggagtacagtggcacaagctcggctcactgcaggctccgcctcccggattcacgccattctcctgcctcagcctcccgagtagctgggactacaggcgcccgccgccacgcccagctaattttttgtatatttagtagagatggggtttcaccgtgttggccaggatggtctcgatctcctgacctgtgattcaccagtctcggcctcccaaagtgctgggattacaggcatgagctactgtgcctggcctcagttaAGCTTTATATTGGTGGTGCATCCAAGAGGTAGCATCATGTCAGCAATGACtcgtaataaaaaataatcatggGGTGAACTTGATGTATGCTCAGCATCAGAAGACCCAACGATCTTTGCCCCTTAGCAGTTTAGCCACATGTACGCATAGACTATATCACATACATATACTTAGTCGAAATCATATATACCAAGCTAACAGAAAAAGAATAGCAATTTCAAACATTTTGCTAGCACATaactttgcaaaagaaaaatcatttcccTTTATAACAAAGGGCTTTCAGAATCCAAGTATCAAATGAAATACTTCTAGCATTTAAAGAGTTTTTTAGACACATACAATTACATTCAATGAAGTTATGAGTGAGctacaaaatggaaaattaagaACTCACATTGGTAAAACCTCAAACACATCTCAGAATAAACTCAAGCTTTTTAGCTTAACACCTACGTCTTTGTCAACTTTTTCCTACGGAAGGGCCCGTTAAACACTTACGTAATAAAATTCAATGTTCTATGCTAAATGCAGAGAATTTTATAGTGCACTGCATGACTTATAGTTACATGATCACCTTTTTTCCACAATGCTTACATTATTTCACAATTATAGTCATTATTAAGCTATTAATACAAAGCAGAGCACTTCTTCAAATTAAGTCACCTTTTGCTGTAAGTAGCAAAGACTGCCTTCCTGCACCAAACAAAGAAGCGACTCTTGAAATACTgggtggaatttctttttttttctttttcctctttttgagacgttgtttcgctcttgttgctcaggctggagtgcaatggcccgatctcaatcttggctcaccacaacctcttcctccagggttcaagcgattctcctgtctcagcttcccgagtagctaggattacaggcaagtgccaccacgcccggctatttttttatatttttagtagagatggagtttcttcacgttggtcaggctggtctcgaactcccgacctcaggtgatccacccgcctcggcctcccaaagcgctgggattataggcgtgagccgcggCACCCAGCCAGGATTTCTTTATCCAACATGGGACCGATGCGCTTGGCAGATTTGCAATAGATGATCAGGAGCCACATGCTTACTGGACAAGACGAATTCCTCGTGGTTTCTGTTGTGCTGGTTGCCTTCCCAGTCCAACCTCTTCCGCAGCAACTGGCACTGCTCCAGCTCCTGCACCAGCACCTGGGCCGCTCTCCGACACCAGCCCTCCGAAAGGTACCGGGCGATGAGGAAGTACAGCTCCGACTCCGCGAGGGGCACTGGGCGCTGGGCGGACAAGGGCTCTGCCATGGCCGGGCACGGGGCGGGAGGCGGGAGCGAGTGATCCAGCGAAGCTTGTGGGCCCCGCCGAGGCCTGACCGGGCTGGCGTTCCTCTCCTCAGGCGGGCGCCACTGCGGCCTTCCATTTCCATTTTTAGCTATACTTTTGTTGCAGAGACACATAGTAGTGCCATcaacataagatttttttttggccgggcgcggtggctcatgcctgtaatcctagcattttgggaggctgaggcgggcggaccgcgaggtcaggagttcgagaccaggctggtcaacatggtgaaaccccgtctgtactaaaaatacaaaaaaattagctgggcgtggtgacgggcgcctgtagtcccagctactcaggaggctgaggcaggagaatcgcttgaacccgggaggcagtggttgcagtgagccaaggtcaagacaccacactccaacctgggcaacagagctagacttcgtctcaaaaaaagaaacaaacaaaaaaaagatttttttcatcatatatgattttttaaattaatatggaAGGGcaactaattgcagattttcagattCTGTTGGGTGCATTTAAAAGAGtaatgtaataatttattttaaaaggtcaaCATTTACATTATGCTGGGTGTAAAATTGTATCTTGTGCAACTATTTGAACTTGtgctgaggaattttttttttttttttttggagatggagtcttgctctcttgcctagtctggagtgcaatggcatgatcttggttcactgcaacctattcaagctattctcctgcctcagccttcccagtagctgggactacaggtgcctgccaccactcccggttaatttttttgtagttttagtagagatgaggtttcaccatattgaccaggctggtctccaactcctgaccttgtgatccgcctgccttggcctcccaaagtgctgggattacaggcgtgagccactgcacctggccgtgcTGAGGAATTTTAAATCTAAGTTTTAAAGTGTGCAGAGAGGGTATAtaatttttcaagattatttttaaatatatgtaagcaaaataaaaatttgaagccCACTGGGGTAGAGAATGACTGTGACACAgtttcattatatattaattttcataCGATACTTATGAATTAGTTATCACAGTCAAATCCTGCCATACTCCTATAAATGAAGTCCAAAAAATCCAATTAAGATATTAGGTAGCACTATTTGAAGTTGACAGAATGGAAACTGGAGCTGGGGGAATAATGGTAGCCAACTTCCAATCGGATTTTGCTGggttaatgttcctttttccatagagaaaactgaggcatgtaTGGAGATGTTGCCACCTTCCCAAGTCCATGGAGGAGCCAGGAtttggctccagagtctgtgcgCTTGATTCCTGCACAATGCAGACCTAGAGGGTATAAAATAGTACAGTTCATTTGGATGCTAAATGCAAATTAGTATAGCTACTAATGAGATTGGTTATTGTTCCATATGTTTATCCACCATATGCATTTTCTCTTTGGAAGGTCTGCtcatatcttttgtccattttgttcctaggttgtctttttattattgatttgtcaAAATTTAATACATATCTATATTCTTTATATGCTGCCACTTATTTGTGGTTATGTGTATGCAAATATACCCCCAATTTATGGCTtggttttcactttctttatggtatcttttgatgaacagaaattGTTAATTTTAATGTAGCTCAAAGtgccaagtttttcttttttttttttttttttttttttgagacggagtctcgctctgtcgcccaggctggagtgcagtggccggatctcagctcag from Rhinopithecus roxellana isolate Shanxi Qingling chromosome 12, ASM756505v1, whole genome shotgun sequence encodes:
- the LOC104677785 gene encoding bromodomain and WD repeat-containing protein 1-like; this encodes MAEPLSAQRPVPLAESELYFLIARYLSEGWCRRAAQVLVQELEQCQLLRKRLDWEGNQHNRNHEEFVLSSKHVAPDHLLQICQAHRKKKKKEIPPSISRVASLFGAGRQSLLLTAKGDLI